A segment of the Lolium perenne isolate Kyuss_39 chromosome 3, Kyuss_2.0, whole genome shotgun sequence genome:
CCCTTTATATCCCGTCATATGCATACTCTTCAGATAAGTATATTCACACCGCTGAAGACGCTGATTGTCCAAAGTACCATTGTTCGAAAAACAAAGGTGGCCACAGGTAGCAAACTGCAAGATTCAAATATGGTAGTATATATGATTAGCACAGTATATGAAAATACATACGTACGAAGGGGCCCCCCTTCGAATTTTAGTGTCCACTTCAACTGCCTATCACACAAATTCCGTATCCATGCACACAACAAGTTGTAACACCTATCACGAACAGAAACAAGTATAGAAGGGCTAAAAGCAAATCAAATGCGGTGCCAAAGAAGAAAGATACCTATTGGGACATAAGAACCAAGAAGGGTACTTACATGGATCTCAAGCTTTTCAATAAATGGAGCTGCCCTCAGGATGGAAACTAGTACATGGGGAAGCTTCTCAATATGTTTACCTAATATACTCATTAACAACTGTAAGTGCCTAAGATGGGAAATCTTGCATGTGTTATTCAACAATGATTGCACCTGCAAGGCAAAAAGAACTGTATTATTGAACTGATGATGTCCACCATAAATTTGATTGTAAATTCAATGCCATTCGAGGAGCAAACCTCTAGTTGTGGGCAAGTAGTCTGGAGAGTCAGATTTTGCATGGTCGGAATACCATTCAGAAGTGCACTGACAGCATCTTGATAAGTTGCCTTGAAGAATCGTATATGTGCATTTTCCAGCTTCGAATGTTGAGCCATAACAATAGGAACAATGGGACCATCATATACAAACGCAACAAGCTTCGTAACATGAAGTTCTATCCTGGTCACCTTACAGTATACAACTGTTAGGTGTCGAAGGTGGGACAACGGACGATCCAACTTTAGTTCGCCATTCAGGAAGCATCTGACTAAGCTGAGCCATCCAAGATTATAGCAATTGGACAGTATAACTTCAAGATCCTTTATAGTGATATCGACAAACTGCAAATCAAGCTTTCTCAGGCTTGGGAAACCTCTGAATTCAGATGGTGGTCTGAAAGATACAAAGCTAAGCTGTATACACTGTAGATGAGACATGTTGCTTCCACTATCCAAAAGGTGAAATGGAAATAAGTAGCGATCTACATCCGTGCGTCTCAAGTTAATAGGCCGTAAATAGAAAACTATGCTCTTTGCCTGTGATGATACCGCAAATTTAACCCAATTATTTAGATGATCAACCAGCATTGCGTCGAACTCGAATCTGACATTGAACTCTTCAACCAACTTGGCATGGCACTTTTGCACGGCTGTATTGACATTATTGATGAATTTATGGATGCACTGGAGGTATTCTTTTCTTTCTAAAGTATCACGGCAACACCCAGTAGCACCAGTGAAACATAATTTGTAGCAGCAAATACCACAGATATATCTCCAATAGCTTGATAAAACAGTAGCTCTTGAAACTTCTTTAGCAGGCAACTTTGATACAATGGTGCACAGCAGATCCTGCGTCAATATCCCTCGAGATTAGCAGTTCCATCTATACAGAATTAACACAGAAAAGAAAATTTGACATACCTGTGGAAGGTCTTCCAGTTTAACATTTGGCCTCGCTTTCTTATAGATTGGTTTCCCACTGATACGGTTTGAGGAAGTTCTTTTGCATACTGTATTGTTGATCATTGTGCACCTGAAATTAACAAGGAAGAGTTTCTTATTTTGGTATTACCAAACGGATCACAAGGGTCAGAACTTAGATTACAGACAAGCACAAGTGTCTCGTTTGATCAGTGAACCATATATAGGGTAGAGAGAGAGGGACGAGGGAGAACAAGTAACCTGTAATGGCATACAATGGTGTTTCAGTCGAGAGGATTTGTCTAGTAATAACAGGAATTGGAGTTGGGGCCGGCCGACTGCTCTGCTCCAGTCCGAGCCTCCGACGCGAGCAAATCCAGGGATCGAAATCACGCTCTCGGTTGCAGAGATATTGCCAGGAAACGGCTGTGGTCGTTGGATCACGACTCGGAGACTCGATCAGGAGAACAGTAGGATCACGCCCGCGATGAAGCAACTCGAGCCGAGTCTGCCGAGAGAAGGGAGCTACTAGGAGCGCACAATCCGGCAGCTGGCCCTTCGAACTCCCTTGATTTCTACTCTTAAAATTAGAGCCAAACTTCCGCCGCATAATCTTAGAACTATGTTGTCCGCCTAGAACTCTGGAGGATCACGACTCGAACACTGCATCTGGAGAAGAGTAGGATCACCCTTCGGACTCCCTTTGTTTCTACTTGTATAAAATTAGAATCAAAaacttcatgtgttaaacttgtttaaatcttggttaaacctaggatttgacaaagattcaaatgggcatgaaaattcaaaaaagaaatcaaaaaatgaaaataaatgggcatacaaattcaattTTTTGCCAACATTGTGAATAACTAAAATGGAAAATACACTGATATCATTTTGCATATATAGGAGTAAAAAACTTGAGTATGCAAAGTTGATGGCCGTGAGAAGATTCACATATGTGCCAAAATATGTCTTCACAAGAAAGTTCGCTACAGATCCTGCATGAACCCTTCCCAAGTGGGTACAAAAACAAGCAAAATCATACAGTTTAATTTTGAATCCAATATGATAAAGCTCAATTATAAACCATATGTAGATGTGGATCGAGATAAAACACTGCAACTTGATTTGGACATCCTTCAGGGTCTAGGGTACATGTGAAAATTTAAGTGGTTGTAGATTGGTAGAGACACTTCACAAAAGACCACTCGTTTTTCCCTCCTTGTGCACAGATGAAATGGGGAATCCATTTTTATTGCCAACACATGACCGCAAAAACTACTACATCCCCGTTTGAAAATATATAGGTGTCTCACTTATGTCTAAATACATGCATTTTAGttagtgtaatgtcccaggtttagagacgatcgaggggtagattttagaaagggatgtgcattgcattgtaaattacggggaaatttcgcgc
Coding sequences within it:
- the LOC127342045 gene encoding F-box/FBD/LRR-repeat protein At1g13570 — encoded protein: MINNTVCKRTSSNRISGKPIYKKARPNVKLEDLPQDLLCTIVSKLPAKEVSRATVLSSYWRYICGICCYKLCFTGATGCCRDTLERKEYLQCIHKFINNVNTAVQKCHAKLVEEFNVRFEFDAMLVDHLNNWVKFAVSSQAKSIVFYLRPINLRRTDVDRYLFPFHLLDSGSNMSHLQCIQLSFVSFRPPSEFRGFPSLRKLDLQFVDITIKDLEVILSNCYNLGWLSLVRCFLNGELKLDRPLSHLRHLTVVYCKVTRIELHVTKLVAFVYDGPIVPIVMAQHSKLENAHIRFFKATYQDAVSALLNGIPTMQNLTLQTTCPQLEVQSLLNNTCKISHLRHLQLLMSILGKHIEKLPHVLVSILRAAPFIEKLEIHFATCGHLCFSNNGTLDNQRLQRCEYTYLKSMHMTGYKGARGQLEFLLHIVENAPALEVLTVDTTERLYEYEDVSVNLICRKKSCSERAALHAGSCLSEKLSPKVKLCVM